From Desulfuromonas sp. KJ2020, one genomic window encodes:
- a CDS encoding sigma 54-interacting transcriptional regulator, producing the protein MRSILLVSSDLAGRQALAIKLRKDIECMVIEADNPAMALQAVDSLDISLLITDIFLPDKSGLVLMQEIRQRYPAVMAIISLPADNRQYILEALNAGALFYINSPFDLEEAVIVAARSLTHHDLQTHKESKGAKIRKSEGFHGIIGRSPRMQKLFSLVEKIADDGMSTVLIQGESGTGKELISKAIHALSPRDGKNFVPVNCAAIPDELLESELFGYEKGAFTGANQAKKGRVQYADGGTLFLDEIGDMKPNLQAKLLRILQEKEFEPVGGVKPVKVDVRVVAATHRDLEKAVKEGTFREDLYYRLSVVPITIPPLRDRREDIPVLIKKFMQVYNRGKKHPLQGFSTEAMQALIAYPWPGNVRELENLVQRLVILHGGETIQLADLPEKYTENLPETFNLAPEIDTPDTDEMQEGADFNTRVSEFEDRLILQALMKTGGNKKEAAQLLNLKRTTLLEKIKKKQLDKLITDNLLEKS; encoded by the coding sequence GTGCGCAGTATTCTACTGGTTTCTTCCGATCTTGCCGGGCGACAGGCCCTCGCCATCAAATTGCGCAAGGACATCGAATGCATGGTCATCGAGGCTGACAATCCCGCCATGGCTCTGCAGGCCGTGGATAGCCTCGACATCTCTCTGCTCATTACCGACATCTTTCTGCCCGACAAGAGCGGACTGGTACTTATGCAGGAGATTCGCCAGCGCTACCCGGCGGTGATGGCCATTATCAGCCTGCCCGCGGACAACCGCCAATACATTCTCGAAGCGTTGAATGCCGGGGCCCTCTTCTACATCAACAGTCCTTTCGATCTGGAGGAGGCGGTCATCGTTGCCGCCCGCAGTCTGACGCATCACGATCTGCAGACCCACAAAGAGAGCAAGGGGGCCAAGATCCGCAAAAGCGAAGGATTTCATGGCATCATCGGCAGGTCGCCCAGGATGCAGAAGCTTTTCAGCCTGGTAGAGAAAATCGCCGATGATGGCATGAGTACGGTGCTCATCCAAGGAGAGAGTGGTACCGGCAAAGAGCTCATTTCCAAGGCCATTCATGCCTTGAGCCCCCGGGACGGCAAGAACTTTGTTCCGGTGAACTGCGCCGCCATCCCCGACGAACTGCTGGAGAGCGAGCTGTTCGGCTATGAAAAGGGAGCCTTTACCGGCGCCAACCAGGCCAAGAAGGGTCGGGTGCAGTACGCCGATGGCGGTACGCTTTTTCTGGATGAAATCGGCGACATGAAGCCCAATCTGCAGGCCAAGCTGCTGAGGATTCTGCAGGAGAAAGAATTTGAACCGGTCGGTGGCGTCAAACCGGTCAAGGTCGATGTACGGGTGGTGGCCGCCACCCATCGGGACCTGGAAAAAGCGGTTAAAGAAGGCACCTTCCGCGAAGACCTCTATTACCGGTTAAGCGTCGTCCCCATAACCATCCCGCCGCTGCGCGATCGCCGGGAAGACATCCCTGTTCTCATCAAGAAATTCATGCAGGTGTACAACCGCGGCAAAAAGCACCCCCTGCAGGGATTTTCGACTGAAGCCATGCAAGCGCTGATAGCCTATCCCTGGCCCGGCAATGTACGCGAACTGGAAAACCTGGTGCAACGGCTGGTCATCCTGCACGGAGGCGAAACCATTCAACTGGCAGACCTGCCGGAGAAATACACGGAAAACCTGCCTGAAACTTTCAATCTGGCCCCGGAGATAGATACCCCGGACACGGATGAAATGCAGGAAGGGGCCGATTTCAACACCCGGGTCAGCGAATTCGAGGACCGGCTCATTCTTCAGGCCCTGATGAAAACGGGCGGCAACAAGAAAGAAGCGGCGCAATTGCTCAACCTCAAACGCACCACTCTGCTGGAAAAGATCAAGAAGAAACAACTCGACAAGTTGATCACCGACAATCTCTTGGAAAAAAGCTGA
- a CDS encoding chemotaxis protein CheX produces MMLPRPAGDGLQEEPLQEELQQIIVSTTREIFDTMIPMDLSAGPPATAQVQSFRCHVSGILGFSGDIRGMVTIHCPDAVAMAITANFLGMDVKEVNDDVIDAIGELANMVTGGIKEAFSANNQDIKLSVPTVVAGKSYNINNLTDADWVIIPFTVAEGTFLVELKIKPQKS; encoded by the coding sequence ATGATGCTACCCCGGCCGGCGGGTGATGGTCTCCAGGAGGAACCTTTGCAGGAAGAACTGCAACAGATAATCGTCAGTACAACCCGTGAGATTTTTGACACCATGATCCCCATGGACCTGTCTGCCGGGCCTCCGGCCACGGCACAGGTTCAGTCGTTTCGCTGCCACGTATCGGGTATCCTCGGCTTTTCCGGGGATATCCGCGGCATGGTGACCATTCACTGTCCGGATGCCGTCGCCATGGCCATTACGGCGAATTTTCTGGGCATGGATGTCAAGGAGGTCAACGACGATGTGATTGACGCGATCGGCGAGTTGGCCAACATGGTCACTGGTGGCATCAAAGAGGCGTTCAGCGCCAACAACCAGGACATCAAGCTGTCCGTGCCCACCGTGGTCGCGGGCAAATCCTACAACATCAACAATCTGACCGACGCCGACTGGGTGATCATCCCCTTTACCGTAGCGGAAGGGACCTTCCTGGTTGAACTGAAGATCAAACCGCAAAAGTCCTGA
- a CDS encoding electron transfer flavoprotein subunit alpha/FixB family protein produces MKVLLIAEYRDGTLMGSTYELLAFADKLGAETVMFLAGSEQVQPAYDGTLYLAEATDCGEYNPEGHRELILSVVEKEKPDLVVFSHSSYGWDLAPRVALALRAPQISEVVEIGEEGDYVVPACNAKLRRRLAGEAPVTVLTLQAGAFNPQGAPSGTPHLEKLTTTTSASLEFLGYEEAEKAEVDLAKAEVIVSAGRGIGKPENMALVAALAEALGGEYAASRPVVDAGWADHSRQVGTTGQTVAPKLYVACGISGAIQHLAGMKKSGFIVAINTDKDAPIGEVADVLVVADLKQFVPALTAKLKG; encoded by the coding sequence ATGAAAGTACTGCTGATTGCCGAATACAGAGATGGAACCCTGATGGGTTCCACCTACGAACTGCTGGCCTTCGCCGACAAACTGGGGGCAGAAACGGTCATGTTCCTGGCCGGTAGTGAACAGGTCCAGCCGGCCTATGACGGCACCCTCTATCTGGCGGAGGCCACGGACTGCGGCGAATACAATCCCGAGGGCCACCGGGAGCTGATCCTGTCGGTGGTGGAGAAGGAAAAACCCGACCTGGTGGTCTTTTCCCACTCCTCCTATGGCTGGGATCTCGCCCCCCGCGTGGCGCTGGCCTTGCGGGCTCCTCAGATCTCCGAGGTCGTGGAGATCGGCGAAGAGGGCGATTACGTGGTGCCGGCCTGCAACGCCAAGCTGCGGCGACGCCTTGCCGGCGAAGCCCCGGTGACGGTGCTGACGCTGCAGGCCGGCGCATTCAACCCCCAAGGGGCACCCTCGGGGACGCCCCACCTGGAGAAACTGACGACAACGACATCCGCTTCCCTGGAGTTTTTAGGCTACGAAGAGGCGGAGAAGGCCGAGGTCGATCTGGCCAAGGCCGAAGTCATCGTCAGTGCCGGGCGCGGCATCGGCAAACCGGAAAATATGGCCCTTGTCGCCGCCCTGGCCGAAGCCCTTGGCGGCGAATACGCCGCCAGCCGCCCCGTGGTGGATGCGGGCTGGGCCGATCACAGCCGGCAGGTGGGCACGACGGGGCAGACCGTGGCACCGAAGCTTTATGTGGCCTGTGGCATTTCCGGGGCGATTCAGCACCTGGCAGGGATGAAAAAGTCGGGATTTATTGTCGCTATCAATACGGACAAGGATGCGCCCATCGGCGAAGTCGCCGACGTGCTGGTCGTGGCCGACCTCAAACAGTTCGTGCCGGCGCTGACGGCGAAGCTGAAGGGGTAG
- a CDS encoding electron transfer flavoprotein subunit beta/FixA family protein — MKILVCVKQVPDMESKFAVNSAGTWIDSADLAWRMNEYDEYAVEQAVRLKEQVGEADITVLSIGPDRVVETIKKALAMGGDRGIHVKDELSHDKDPFQIATLIAGVAREQNFDVLFFGMQSQDRGSAQVGVLVGEMLKMAVVTTVVEFGFEDGRITVKRELEGGNRAKVRLGLPAAVTCQLGLNTPRYPTLPNIMKAKKKELTVVEVATLAPAEALVRTRNMYPPSKKGGGLVLEGDAAELADKLVRILKEKTTVLK; from the coding sequence ATGAAAATCCTGGTGTGTGTCAAGCAGGTACCCGATATGGAATCGAAGTTTGCGGTGAACAGCGCCGGTACCTGGATTGACAGTGCCGACCTGGCCTGGCGCATGAATGAGTACGACGAATACGCTGTGGAGCAGGCCGTACGGCTCAAGGAGCAGGTGGGGGAGGCGGACATCACCGTCTTGTCCATCGGCCCGGATCGGGTGGTGGAGACGATCAAGAAGGCCCTGGCCATGGGGGGTGACCGGGGCATCCATGTAAAGGATGAACTCAGTCACGACAAGGACCCTTTCCAGATCGCCACCCTCATTGCCGGTGTGGCTCGGGAGCAAAACTTCGACGTCCTCTTCTTCGGTATGCAGTCGCAGGATCGGGGCTCGGCCCAGGTCGGGGTGCTGGTCGGTGAGATGCTGAAGATGGCGGTAGTGACCACCGTTGTCGAGTTCGGCTTCGAGGACGGCCGTATCACGGTCAAAAGAGAACTGGAAGGGGGCAACCGGGCCAAGGTGCGTCTGGGCCTGCCGGCGGCGGTGACCTGCCAGTTGGGTCTTAACACGCCGCGCTACCCGACCCTGCCCAATATCATGAAGGCCAAGAAAAAGGAGCTGACCGTCGTCGAGGTCGCCACCCTGGCGCCGGCCGAGGCGCTGGTCCGCACCCGGAATATGTATCCGCCAAGCAAAAAGGGCGGCGGCCTGGTGCTCGAAGGGGACGCGGCAGAACTGGCCGACAAGCTGGTGCGGATTCTCAAGGAAAAGACCACGGTTCTCAAATAG